In one window of Macrobrachium rosenbergii isolate ZJJX-2024 chromosome 11, ASM4041242v1, whole genome shotgun sequence DNA:
- the LOC136843501 gene encoding uncharacterized protein yields MPNASITPIDEFPRLVDAVHMAHKTAEPIQPPIAVYQHRIRQRPRETDCPHPQTSCLATLALLGVDFLKEHNLLVDITSKQLIPKPPPHHHHNSRYDKPYPSHQPAHYQQYATFYRSSQWSSKTTCSMTKANQRSTTSSTTQKRKVTQSMPASDIWPQNNSPTPNKYSGKWRSQEYARKLPSHEHPPLHTVPNPNGTWGLCRDYWQLNVKTKLDRYPLPNIADTTNQMNSAKVFTKIDLLKGYFQITVVKKDIEKTAIITPFGTYTFNYSCFGLRNAGAAFQRLMDDFWAIFSSALSTSTTS; encoded by the exons ATGCCCAACGCCTCCATCACGCCCATCGATGAATTCCCAAGACTGGTCGATGCAGTACACATGGCCCACAAAACAGCAGAGCCCATCCAGCCACCTATAGCAGTCTACCAACACAGAATCCGACAGCGACCCAGAGAGACCGACTGCCCCCATCCACAA ACCAGTTGCCTCGCAACATTAGCACTTTTAGGAGTAGACTTCCTAAAAGAACACAACCTGCTGGTGGACATAACATCAAAACAGCTGATCCCAAAACCACCCCCACATCATCACCACAACAGCAGATACGACAAACCGTACCCATCTCATCAGCCAGCCCACTACCAGCAATACGCCACCTTCTACAGGAGTTCCCAGTGGTCTTCCAAGACCACCTGCAGCATGACTAAAGCAAACCAGCGAagcacaacatccagcaccacaCAGAAACGGAAGGTCACCCAGTCCATGCCCGCTTCAGACATTTGGCCTCAGAATAACTCACCCACACCAAACAAGTATTCAGGGAAATGGAGAAGTCAGGAATATGCCAGAAAGCTCCCATCCCATGAGCATCCCCCCCTCCACACGGTACCAAATCCCAATGGAACATGGGGGCTGTGCAGAGACTATTGGCAGCTAAATGTTAAAACAAAGCTCGACAGATACCCATTGCCGAACATAGCAGACACCACCAACCAAATGAACAGCGCCAaagtcttcaccaaaatagatctgctgaagggatacttccaaatTACAGTAGTCAAGAAAGACATAGAAAAGACAGCAATTATCACCCCCTTCGGCACCTACACGTTTAACTATAGCTGCTTCGGCCTTCGGAATGCAGGGGCAGCCTTCCAAAGACTAATGGACGACTTCTGGGCGATATTCTCTTCTGCACTGTCTACATCGACGACATCCTga